From the Deltaproteobacteria bacterium genome, one window contains:
- a CDS encoding diguanylate cyclase translates to MLKIFKSRLSYRLASTMLLILIVMMGISLFIYTKTDKRYISLMTNYQFSMVSNAINDLFASTAGKNGHSLSPKHIVTDVAESGNIDYITIFNTDGKPIVANIPSMPPPLTTVELNKLRHESDDRSITEVSSSSFDYIKPILLKQSCMKCHHGTDRIGYLKLSSRYDHVFEHAIEMPKKLGIMFIIVLVIFGFGAVITVEIVVASPLKRFNKLIQKAQANNFLSRGSSNRIDELGDIEESFNEMLSRITELMASTVEKERELVTAKEELRYKKILEKRTEQIEKANKELEASFREISLLNNFSHYIISTIDMNELLRIATTTIVNTLGYRECAILLKENDTLRVLSAFGFEDNDKLIGMEFKLDEGISGHAASTGEPALIRDTSKDMRYLHYKGQQIKEGSFLSLPLKYKNEVIGLLNISNDIVDSFTKKDIAFLSSIGAQLTVMVENAKLYEKTKELSITDDLTGLFNRRYLSFILEREWERAHRTYSSIALLMIDVDFFKEYNDKFGHIKGDEALIKLSDVLRTNTRGIDISIRYGGEEFIIVLPDTDINGALIVAEKLRAKVEEAFLQNGVQVLTVSIGVASYPEGKVLNVNELLYAVDIALYESKKRGRNKITQYGGI, encoded by the coding sequence ATGTTAAAGATATTTAAAAGTCGTTTATCTTATAGGCTTGCATCTACAATGCTCCTCATACTTATCGTGATGATGGGTATTAGTCTGTTCATATACACAAAAACCGATAAAAGGTATATAAGTTTGATGACGAATTATCAGTTTTCTATGGTGAGTAATGCTATAAATGACCTTTTTGCAAGTACTGCGGGAAAAAACGGCCATAGCTTATCACCAAAACATATTGTAACGGATGTTGCAGAATCAGGGAATATTGATTATATAACAATATTTAATACCGATGGAAAACCCATTGTAGCGAATATCCCATCCATGCCTCCGCCATTAACAACGGTAGAGTTGAATAAATTAAGGCATGAATCTGACGACAGATCCATTACAGAGGTTTCATCAAGCTCCTTTGATTATATTAAGCCTATATTGCTTAAGCAATCGTGTATGAAATGTCATCATGGCACCGATCGGATTGGTTATTTAAAGTTGAGCTCAAGATATGATCATGTGTTTGAGCACGCTATAGAAATGCCTAAAAAACTTGGCATTATGTTTATCATTGTACTCGTTATCTTTGGTTTCGGCGCTGTAATAACAGTAGAAATTGTTGTTGCATCTCCGCTTAAAAGATTTAACAAACTGATACAAAAAGCCCAGGCAAATAATTTTCTTTCACGCGGATCATCAAACAGGATAGATGAACTCGGAGATATAGAAGAGAGTTTTAACGAGATGCTCTCAAGAATAACAGAACTTATGGCTTCAACCGTGGAGAAGGAACGGGAACTTGTAACAGCAAAAGAAGAATTGCGATACAAAAAGATACTTGAAAAACGTACCGAACAAATAGAAAAAGCAAATAAAGAACTTGAAGCAAGCTTTAGAGAGATATCGCTGTTAAACAACTTTAGCCATTATATAATATCGACTATTGATATGAATGAGCTCTTAAGAATTGCTACTACAACGATTGTGAATACACTTGGATATAGAGAATGCGCAATCCTGTTAAAAGAGAATGATACTCTCAGGGTTTTATCTGCATTCGGATTTGAGGATAATGATAAACTCATTGGTATGGAATTTAAGCTTGATGAAGGTATTAGCGGTCATGCTGCATCAACAGGTGAACCTGCCTTGATAAGAGACACATCAAAAGATATGAGATACCTTCATTATAAAGGACAGCAAATCAAAGAGGGCTCCTTTTTAAGCCTGCCGCTCAAATATAAAAATGAGGTAATAGGTTTACTCAATATAAGTAATGATATCGTAGATAGCTTCACAAAAAAGGATATAGCTTTTCTTTCTTCTATAGGTGCACAGTTAACCGTTATGGTGGAAAATGCAAAACTGTATGAAAAGACAAAGGAGCTCTCAATTACAGATGACCTTACAGGCTTGTTCAATAGACGGTATCTGAGCTTTATCCTTGAAAGGGAATGGGAAAGGGCGCACAGGACATATTCGTCAATTGCGTTGCTTATGATAGATGTAGACTTCTTTAAAGAATATAATGATAAGTTTGGGCATATTAAAGGTGATGAAGCACTTATAAAACTTTCTGATGTGTTAAGAACAAATACAAGGGGAATTGATATATCCATTAGATACGGCGGCGAAGAATTTATTATTGTACTCCCCGATACGGATATAAACGGCGCACTGATAGTGGCGGAAAAATTAAGGGCAAAGGTAGAGGAGGCATTTTTACAAAATGGGGTACAGGTTTTAACTGTAAGTATTGGTGTAGCATCGTATCCGGAGGGAAAAGTATTAAATGTCAATGAACTTTTGTACGCGGTTGATATAGCATTATATGAATCAAAAAAAAGGGGAAGGAATAAGATCACCCAATATGGGGGTATTTAA